The window GAGCTCTATCGCATCGATCAGCTCGACCAGGCCACCCGCATCTACGGCGTCGCAGGCAATCCCATCGCCCACTCGCTCTCTCCACTCATGCAGAACAGCGCCTTTCACCGCGAGCGCATCAACGCCGTCTATCTGCCCCTGAAGACCGAAACCATCGGCGACTTGCTGCACCTCGTCCGCCATCTTCCGCTCAGCGGCATCAGCGTGACCATGCCGCTGAAACAGCAGGTACTGCCCCATCTGGCCAATGTCGACCCACTCACCGCCAAGCTGGGAGCCTGCAACACCATCCGCATGGGAGCCGACGGCAATCTCTACGGCTTCAACACCGACGTGGCAGGCATAATCCGCCCGCTCGAAAAGCGCATGTCCCTCCGCGGCGCACGCGTGCTCGTCCTGGGTGCCGGTGGCGCGGCCCGCGCGGCCGTCTACGGCCTCGTGGATAAGGGCGCCGAAGTCTCCATCTGGAGCCGCAAGGAAGCCAGCGCCCGCGAACTCGCAGCAAGCGCCGGAGCTCCAAACGGCAAAGCCTCATCCCCGTCCCAAGGCAAAGCGAAATGCATCCCACGCCAGCAAATCGCGGCCAGCGAATTCGACGTGCTCATCAACGCGACGCCGTGCGGCATGCACGGCAACGCGCACCCACTCCCTCTGGAAACGGAGGAGTGGCGCGCGCGGCTGGTCTTCGACCTGGTCTACAACCCGCTAGACACCCCGCTGCTCAAAGCCGCTCGCGCCCGGGGCATCCACACCATTCAGGGCGTGGAAATGTTCGTTCACCAGGGCGCACGCCAGTTCGAGCTGTGGACCGGTAAGCCCGCTCCCGAGAACGAGATGCTGCGCGTGGTGCTCTTCGCGCTCCACAAGGGCCACTAGTCCCTCTATCCTCCGCAAACGCCTCTGACCTGCTCCAGCGACAAACAGCAGCCCCGGACGATGTCCTAAAGCCATGTCCTAAATTGCTGTATCCGCGTCATGGCGTCCGAAGCCGGGCCGGTCTAACTTTGTTTTTGTCGGACTCCGAATTCGTAACTCCGGAATCCAAAGTTTGTAGGAGGAACACATGAAGAAACTGACCACTGCCGCAGGGGCGCCGGTCGTCGATAACCAGAACATTCAAACCGCAGGCCCGCGCGGCCCGGCGCTGTTGCAAGACGTGTGGTTCCTTGAAAAGATGGCCCACTTCGATCGCGAAGTGATCCCTGAACGCCGCATGCACGCCAAAGGCGCTGGCGCCCACGGAACATTCACCGTCACCCACGACATCACCAAGTACACCAAGGCAAAGATCTTCTCCGAAATCGGCAAGACGACCGACATGTTTGCCCGCTTTTCGACGGTCGCAGGCGAGCGCGGCGCAGCCGACGCCGAGCGCGACATCCGCGGATTCGCCCTCAAGTTCTACACCGAAGAGGGCAACTGGGATCTGGTCGGTAACAACACACCCGTCTTCTTCCTACGCGACCCCCTGAAGTTCCCGGACCTGAACCACGCCATCAAGCGCGATCCGCGCACCGGCATGCGCAGCGCCAACAGCAACTGGGATTTCTGGACCTCTCTCCCCGAGGCGCTTCACCAGGTCACAGTCGTGATGAGCGACCGTGGAATCCCGCGCAGCTTCCGTCACATGCACGGCTTCGGCAGCCACACCTACAGCTTCCTCAATGCGAAAAACGAGCGCTACTGGGTAAAGTTCACCTTCAAGACCCAGCAGGGTATCCAGAACCTGACCGACGCTGAGGCCACGGATCTCATTGGCAGAGATCGCGAGAGCCATCAGCGCGACCTCTACGAGAGCATCGAAAAGGGTGACTTTCCGCGCTGGACCCTCTACGTCCAGATCATGGAAGAGAAGGACGCGGCCACCTACCACATCAATCCCTTCGATCTCACCACCGTCTGGCCGCACGCGGACTACCCGCTCATCGAAGTCGGCTTCTTCGAACTGAACCGCAACCCCGACAACTTCTTCGCCGAGACCGAACAGGTAGCCTTCGCGCCCTCCAATATTGTTCCCGGCATCGGCTTCTCGCCGGACAAGATGCTCCAGGGCCGGCTCTTCTCCTACGGCGACGCGCAGCGCTACCGGCTCGGTGTCAACCACCATCAGATCCCGGTCAACGCACCGAAGTGCCCCTTCCACAGCTACCACCGAGACGGCCAGATGCGCGTCGACGGCAACAGAGGTGGAACCATCGCCTATGAACCCAACACCAAGAGCGAGTGGCAGCAACAGCCTGACTTCACGGAACCGCCGTTGGCCATCAGCGGAGACGCCTACCACTTCGACTTCCGCGTCGAGAATGACTACTACACCCAACCCGGAAACCTCTTCCGCATGTTGAGCGCAGAGGAAAAGCAGCGCCTCTTCGACAACACCGCGCGCGCCATGGGCGACGCGGAAAAACACGTCAAGGACACTCACATCGCGAACTGCACCAAGGCTGATCCAGCCTATGGCGCAGGAGTGGCGGAAGCGCTCGCCCGTCTCGCAGCCGGCTCCGAAGTCGTGCTCGCGTAACAGCTTATATGCCATAAATATTGCACGTAATGTAAGCCGAACTCAGGTCACGCAGGAGAATCCGCCTGCGGGGCCTGAGCCGGAACCCAAAAAATATCGAACCAAGTGCAACCACCCTAGTGGCGGATCAGTTGAAGGGTACGGGCTTTAGCCCGTACATGAATCGAGCAAGCTCAAGGGGCTTCAGCCCCTGAGGGAGAATCAAGAGCGAAATCACCCAGCAACCCGAAACGGGACACATTCCGTCCCGCGCCTCTCAACTTGCGATCCAAAGTGAACCACTCCTCTAGTCCCATACCCCGGTTCTCTATATATTGGTAGGGGATAGGTTTACGATGAACGATCCGCAGAACCTCGGTTTGGGAGAATTGGGTCAGCGCGTCCAGGCGATGAGCGACCCAGTCGCCGATTCGCGCCTGCGCCCCTACCAGGGAACGCCGCTTCCCGTCGGCCCAGCCTCGAACGGACGCACAATTCCGCCCTACGAGCCTATGGAAGATCTGCGTTCGGCTCCGCCACTTCCCCCACCCGTTTCTGCGCCATCCCCGGGGGCCGCACCAATGCCCGCCCCCTATGTAAGCCCGCAGTTTCAATCGGCGAATACATTCCCAAGTCAGATTCCGAACTCGGCCGCAAACCCGGTCTCGATTCCAGTCTCAAATCCGGCGCACAGCCAGTCTTCCGGCCAGATTCCAGCATCGGCGCCCGTCTATCCTTGGGAAACGGTAGCTTCTCACACCCAAGCCGCAGACCAGACGCCGTTCGCGCCATCCCAGCCGGCCTCGCCATCCCAAGCTGCGTCTGCAACGCAAAACCTGCTCGACGACCCGAATTTCCCGAAGTCCGGCTTGCAACGCGCCATCAATGCCGTGCGCTCGACCCTACCATTCGTAGCCAAGCTGCTGCCGCTGCTCGATGGCAACTTCGTCACCGCCGTCAGCGCGCTCGTCGCCCCGCAGCCAAGCCACCATCCTCCTCCGCCACCGGTCCGTGTCGACCTGGAACCGATCGAACGCGGCCTCGCCGAGGTGCGCAACAGTCACCGCGAGTTGCGCAGTCAGGTGCAGGATCAGGGAACCTCGCTCAAGCGCGTGGAAGACCAGCTCGAGCGAGTCCGTGAAGCCACCGACCGCAACACGCTCGAACAGCAGGAGATGGTCGAAGACCTGCGCGCTGTCGGCAGCCGCGTGAGCATGCTGGCGATCATCGGCCTCGTTCTTCTGCTCGGTTCCTTAGGCCTGAACGTCTGGTTCCTGATCCAGTTGCAGCACATCCTCCGCTAGCCGGCGATAACCAGTCCCAGCCCACGCCCCGACCCGGGCCCTCCCGCGTCGCACTCACCTTCCGCAATCTGGTCCTTCCGGACAAATCCCACGCTCTTTCGACGTGGCAAATAAATGCGTGACGACAAGGAACAGTATTTTCCTTGCGAGCCTGCCTGCTTTTTTCCAAAAAGAAGCCTCAGAAGCTCCATTTTTGGGCTTCCGATGCTCGACAGCATTGTTTTTCACTATAATGAAAACAGTTTCGACATTGCGAATACAACTTTCCGCATTTGTGCTTCCTTTCTGGAATTTCGGGATGCGAGACATTGCCAGTCGTATTTTGTACCCGCTACTATTCGCCATAGTTCAGTTCCCTTCGAGACTCAGGAACCAACTGCTCGATAACGGATGCAGGTTCATTTGGCTGCGCGAACTCTTTGGACGATGTAAACAGTCAACAAAAGGCGGCGATTACCCACGCCACCTCATGGAGCGTGTACGTTATGGCATGGTATGCCTATTGCATCGGTGAGAAACAAGCCTTTCCTGAATTAGCCCGCCATCGCAAACCAATCCCACTGGAGTCCGTACTTGGAGTCAGTGGCAACCAGGTTTTCCTCTATCCAGCCAGTGACTTAGCGATCGTCGTAAGCGAACACAACCCGGCAGAAACTCTAAATCAGAAGGCCGGCGTCGATCACGCCAGAGTTATCGCTGACTGCTTCAAACATTCCACAGTGTTACCCTTCCGTTTCGGTACAGTCTTTCAGGACGATGAAGGACTTCGTAAGTCCATCCGCTCCAATCAGCGCCAGTTTCAAGGCAACCTTGAACGGCTGCACGGCAAGACCGAAATGCATCTCAAAATCTATGTAGACGCTTGTTGCACTAAGGAAATGGATAGAAATCTCCCACTCGAAGGTGTGGGCAAGGAGTACCTTTCCAACCTCCGCGAGAACGCCACCAGGCAACGCGAACGCCAGACCAGGGCGCGGGCGGTGAGCTTCCAGATGCACCGCATGTTCTCTCCTTTGGACGAGGAAGTGAGCTGCCGGATGACGGAAAGCGGCAAAATGCTGCTCGACATTGCGCACCTGATCGATCGCAAATGCGTCGAGCGCTACCAGAACAAGTTCGCGACCACTAGCGCCATGATGAAGGAGTGCCAGTTACAGCTCTCCGGACCATGGCCGCCCTACCATTTCGTGCACCGTTTGACTCGCGGCGCACACACTCCGGCCCAAACCCCGGCGAATGCTTCCGCACCGGCTCCGGCGCCAGCCGCGCCACAGTTGGAGCCAGCACTGGCCGCCGTCTAACCCCTCCCAAACACAAAGAAGCCCCGGCCAAAAACCGGGGCTTCTTTTATTGCTATTTCCTGTCTTTCTATTCCGCCGGCGAGACACTCCGCCCGCCCTTGCGCGTCATCACGAACGACTTACGCCGGTCCGCCGCCGCATGGTCGATCTTCTTCCAGAACCCGATAAAGTAATCCACGGCTGAGATCACAGAGACAAGCGTCGCGAAGTAGATCGCAGTGATCGCCGTCCATTCGATTGGAATAATGACCCCGAAGAACTCCCACTGAAACCAGCGATGCGCCAGGATCGCCGAAACTACCGCCACAATCTGAATCACCGTTTTAAGCTTGCCAAGATCGCTCGCCTGGATGGTAAAACCCTCCGACGCCGCAATCGAACGCAGCCCCGAAATGAGGAACTCCCGGCCAATGATCACCACCGCGATCCACACCTTGACCACGCTCGGGTTATAGGCCACCAGCGCGATAAACGCCGCCGTGACCATGATCTTGTCCGCCAGCGGGTCCAGCAGAATTCCCATGGTCGTGATTTGGCCGCGCTTCCGCGCCAGGTAGCCATCCACGCCATCGGTAATAGAAGCCAGAATGAAGAGCACGGATGCCGCCAACTCCTGCTCCCCGGCAGCGCCACGCCACGGGAAATGAGGGGACAGAATCCAGAGCAGCAGTGGAATCATCACAATGCGGCTCAGCGTAATGGAGTTAGGCAGGTTCAATTGGCATCCGGGTGCGAGAACTGGGATACCTCTCGCCTTAGACGAATTATATGCGCAGCCTTCCCTGCGAGCGGACAAGCCTCCGCTCAACCTCCCATGTTGTTCCATTTGAGACACAGTCAGAGCAGCTTTGCATCCAATATGGTTCGCAATCCTCTTCGAGGCCCCAGATACATCTCTGCTCTGCAAGCACCTTCAGCAATTTTGCGAACGCCGTGTAACGTTCGCAGTCCATCGACCACTACTCTTCGTGCCTCCGTCATCGCGGAGAGAACGAAATTGCGCGCAGTCAGAAAGGCATTCCTCTCATGCTCAACGTTGCCTACCAATCATGCGGGTCGCTTGCCATCGCCACGCAGCCATCTGCGGATCGCCGATTCTTACGAAACCTGAACCACGATTCGCCGTCCCAGAGCCGATCGATGACTCAAAGCGTCTCTCTCTGGTGGCGCCGTATGCAGCTCGAACGGCGGTGCCGCTATACCGCGCGCCTCATGAAGCGCCTCGGCTGCTTCGACGATTCCGTCGCCGCTCACCTCCGCGAATACCCTGCGCCGCCTTCCGTCGACGAAATGTGCGCGCACTTCCTCTCTTCGCTCAAAAACCACAGGGACCCCGTGCTCCGCGCCGTCTCCGCCTTGGAGCTGGCCTGCATCTGGCCTGTCGACCCATTTGCCCCATTCGGAGCCCGTCCGCGAACCACCACCATCTACTGGGACCGCAACCCCAATCAAGTGATGGACGCACTCGACCGATCCGCCTCGCTCCCCGATCCCGAACCCCGCGTCCGTTATGTCCTCCGCATGGGTTCCGACACACCCAACGGCGTAACCTGCGTGCGCCAACTCCTGCGAGCCTAACTTCCCTTGCCCAAAAGAAACAGGAGGAGCCAAACGCCCCTCCTGTCTTGTTGTCTGCGAGTTAACTCGATTTACGCGTAAATCCCACGCTGCTTGATCGTAACCGCCACGCGATCGATGGCCAGCATGTAAGCCGCGATGCGGTTATTCACGTTATGCGCCTCTGCATAGCGAACCACATCCTCAAAGCTTTCGCGCAGAATCCCCTCCAGCCGCTCGATAACTTGCGCCTCGGGCCAGAAGTAACCTTGCCGATCCTGCACCCATTCAAAATAACTCGCAGTTACCCCACCCGAGTTAGCCAGAATATCCGGCACGACAAAGATTCGCTTTTCCGCAAGTATCTCGTCGGCTACGGCCGTCGTCGGCCCATTGGCGCCTTCCACCAGAATCTTCGCCTTGATGCGGTCGGCGTTGCGGCTCGTAATGACATTTTCCGTAGCGGCGGGAATCAGGATGTCGCATTCGGTAAGCAGAACTTCCTCGCTGGGCATCGCCTCCGCATTGCGGAACCCGAGCGTCGTCCCGTTGCGCTCCTTGTAAGCCAGCAGTTGGTGCACATCGATGCCAGCCGGGTTGTACAGCCCGCCATCATACTCGGCAATGCCGACAATCTTGTAACCGTGGTCGGCCATCAACCGCGCTGTGTTCGAACCAACGTTCCCAAAGCCCTGAATAATCACCCGGCAGCCTTCGCGAGGCAGTTTCAGGTAACGCAGGCTCTCGTCGCACATCACCATAACGCCGCGTCCGGTCGCCTCTTGGCGTCCGCGCGACCCGCCGATGTTGAGCGGCTTGCCGGTCACGACGCTGGTGACGGTCTGGCGCATGTGCATCGAGTAGGTGTCCATGATCCAGGCCATCGTCTGTTCATTGGTGTTCACGTCGGGCGCGGGAACATCCTTTTCCGGCCCGATAAACTCGATGATCTCCGAGGTGTAGCGGCGCGTCATGCGCTCCAGTTCGCCTTGGGACATCTGTTTGGGGTTGCAGATCACTCCGCCCTTAGCCCCGCCAAAGGGGATGTTGACGACAGCGCACTTCCAGGTCATCCAGCTCGCCAGTGCGCGAACTTCGTCGAGAGTGACGTCGGGTGAGTAGCGAATGCCTCCCTTGCCGGGGCCGCGAGCCTGCGAGTGCTGCACGCGATAGCCGGTGAAAAGCTCAAAGCGGCCGTCGTCCATCATCACCGGGAAATGCACGATGATCTCGCGCGAAGGAGAACTGAGAACCTTCCAAAGACCTGGATCAAGGTTCAGTTTGCGTGCTGCAAAGTCAAATCGAGCGCTCTGTGCCTCCCAGGGATTGATCTCCTGTTCGAGCGTAATGGTTGCCATTTCGAGTTATCTCCAATTCCGTCGCTGAGGGTCCTTTTCCGCCCCCAACTCGCCGCTTCCGGCGAAGATGCCCTGCACACTCTATCGGCCCAAACTCGCCTATTTATAGTGTGTTAGACGCAGCGTTCCGTTTCTCCGGTTCGATAATTCGGGAGTGCTCCGGCCCGTTCGGCTGTCCCCGTTCTCTCGTTTCCCGCCCACCCGAAACACTTCGTCGGGTACCGTAGCGGGAATCGTGACCGCAATCCCATTTCCATCGACCCGGGAACCAGCTGCTCCGGGCCGGTGGTGTAGCCAAACTCGATGAGTCTAGGTTCCCCCGGAAGCGTCAGTCAACCCCACAATGGTCATATTGGCCTGACACTTGCGGGTCGGAACCAAAGGACGCAACCACTCCAGTATCGTGGAAAGCCCTCAAACTTTCCATAACCCCGAATAAATGTTTGTTATATGACGCATAAAAATGTCCAGCTACCGGTCCAGATAATCTGAAATGATACCTTCGGACTTGAATTGCAACCATGCCCCGGGCAGCCATCGTCGGCAGCGGTCCCAACGGCCTCAGCGCCGCCATCACCCTCGCGCAGGCTGGTATTGAAACCCGCGTCTACGAGGGCCGCGACACAATCGGCGGGGCGGCATCGACGGCCGAAGTCACATTGCCGGGCTTCTGCCACGATCTCGGTGCGTCAGTCTTTCCCATGGCGGCAGCCAGCCCATTCTTCCAGCCCTTGCCCTTGCGCGACTTCGGACTGAACTGGATCGAGCCGTCCGCCCCGCTCGCCCACCCCCTCGACGACGGCACAGCCGTGATGCTTGAACACGATCTCGTCGCAACCGCCGACGGACTGGGAGTCGACGGCGCAGCCTGGACGCGGCTGATGCGGCCCCTGATCGACCACTGGCCCAATCTGTGCCGGGAAATCCTCGGTCCCGTCATCCACTGGCCCTCGCATCCGATCCTGATGGCGCACTTCGGCATCTTCGCCGCGCTCCCTGCCGCAACCCTCGCCCGAACCATCTTTCGCGGAGCGCGAGCAAGAGCCTTATTCGCCGGAAACGCAGCCCATTCGGTCCTCCCACTGGAGTCCCCGTTCAGTTCCGCTGTCGCTCTGGTTCTGGCCGCCGCAGGCCAAACCACGGGCTGGCCAATCGCCGCCGGAGGAGCGCAGCCCATCTCGGACGCACTGGCAGGCTATCTGCAAAGCCTCGGTGGACGCATCGAACCCGGGCACTCAGTCCAATCCCCAACCGAATTGCAGGGCTTCGACGCAATCCTCTGCGACATATCTCCCCGAGGACTGCTCGCAATCGCCAGGTCCGAGCTTCCAGCCAGTTACAACCACCAGCTCACGAACTATCGCTTCGGTCCCGGCGCGTTCAAAGTCGACTGGGCGCTCTCCGAACCGATTCCCTGGAAAGCCCGCGACTGCCTGCGCGCTGCAACCGTTCACGTAGGCGGCACATTCGAAGAGATTGCAGCCTCCGAACGCGCTCCGTGGGCCAGCCAAGAGGCCAAACGAGGGACCGAGCAATGGACCGGACAAGTCCCCGAAAAGCCCTTCGTCCTCGTAACCCAACCCAGCCTCTTCGACCCCGGCCGCGCTCCAGAGGGCAAACACACCGCCTGGGGTTACTGCCACGTCCCCAACGGCTACGCCGGGTCGTCGGAAGCGGTACTCAACGCCATAGAATCCCAGGTGCGGCGTTTCGCGCCCGGCTTTCGCGACTGCATCCTCGCCCGCCGCGTCACAAGCACCGCCCAATTCGAATCCTGGAATCCAAACCTGGTCGGCGGCGACCTGTCCGGCGGCGCAATGACCCTCCGTCAGCTAATCTTCCGCCCAACCCCCACGCTCTACCGCACACCCCGCCAAGGACTCTACCTCTGCAGCGCCAGCACACCGCCAGGCGGCGGAGTCCACGGCATGTGCGGCCATCAGGCAGCAATAGCGGCATTGCAAGACCTGAGCGGCAAGAGAAGAAAATAGTCCCTATTCCCGGCTCCCTGTTCCTTGTTTTTTCGGCAGCTCCTGCGGCGTCCAATAAGGCTCCGTAGCCGGAATAAAGTGAACCGGCAGCGACGGAAACATCGGACGCAACCATTGCGTGCAGTAATCCATCCCAGCCTCTTCCGAAGTCAGATGTCCCAGCAAAATCAGTGCCTTGCGCCGCCCCTGAAGCTGCGCGTCGCGAACATACTCCACCGTCTCCCACTCCGAGGCTTCCCCAGCCACTAGCACTTCCACATCGTCCCGCTCCAGCGCCTTCGCCTGCTTCGCCTCACCCGAAGCTCCTGGCCGGTACGCCACCTTCGTGATCTTCATCCCCGGATCGCCGACGATCCGCACCGCGCGTGCATGGAAACGCCGCTGCAGATCCTTCGCCAGACCCAAAACCGTAGTCTGCGGCAGCGTAAAAAACATCTGCGTCTCAGAGGAAGGACCGGGATTCTGATACTGCTTCCACCCGGCCTGCGCAACAAACCCCTCCACAATCCCATCCGGATCGCGCAAATGCCATGTATCGTGAAAACGCCAGATCACCAGATGATGCTCGCGAATATAAGCCAGCTTCTCCTTGTAAACCGGATCATCCACAAACAGCGTCGGATCATCGAGATGGTTATAGAACGTAGGCTCGTGCGTCACGATCAGGTTGTCGCCAGCCTCAACTGCTTGGCGCAGCACATCCATGCTCGGAGTAAAGGTCGTCACGATCCCGGTTACCACTGTCGCCGGATCGCCAGCCTTGATCGTGTCCACCGTATTCGCTGGCAGCGTAGCTCCCGTAGCCTTCACAATGCGGTCAATCACCTGCGACGCAGTCAGCGAGCCGTGATCCAGCGAGGAGTCCTGTGCCAGAAGATAAGGCGCGGTTGCCATCAATGAGATCGTCACCGAGGCAACAAAATAGGCAGTAATAAACAGCTTGGATCGAAGCATGGCTCAGCGTAACAAATGTCGGTGCTTCATCGAAGAGCAGCGGAGGCCCGCGTAAAGCCGCAAGCCATTTACACTTGGTGTGTCATGGCCCACGCAGACCCCGATCATCTCGGCATCCAGCCCACGCGCAAGGAATTTTTGGCGCTCGCCAAAAACCACACCCTCGTCCCCGTCTTCCGCACCCTGACGGCCGACCTCGAAACCCCGGTCTCCGCATTCCTCCGCGCCGCCTGGGAATCCCCCGAGTGCTTCCTGCTGGAGTCTGTAGAAAACGGCGAGCAGATCGGCCGCTACACCTTCATCGGGCTCAATCCCTACAAGCGTATCGTTGCCCGAGGCCGCTCCATCACCATCTCCGAAGGCAAAAAGACCGTTCAGATCGAGGGCGACGTCTTCGCCATCCTGCGCGAAGCCCTCAGCGGACACACCCCAGCCCGCCTTCCCGGTCTGCCACCCTTCACCGCCGGAGCAGTCGGCTTCCTCAGCTACGACGTCGTCCGCCAGATCGAAAAACTCCCCGCCACGGCCGCCGACGAACTCCATGTTCCCGACGCCTGCCTGCTCTTCTTCGACGAAGTCCTCGCCTTCGACCACGTCCGCAAAGAGATCCACCTCGTAGTCACAGCAGACGTGACCCTCAACTCTGCCACACAAGCGCACGCCGACGCGGTCAAACGCCTCGCACGCCTCGAAAAACGACTAGCCCGCCCGCTGCCCAAACTGCCCAAACCCACCGGCCGAGCCGGAAAAGACAAGGGCAAGCTCAAAATCACCCACCGCACCCGCAAAAAGGACTACCTCGCCGCCGTCGAGCGCACCCGCGAATACATCCGCGCCGGCGACGTCTTCCAGGCCGTCCTCTCGCAGCGCCTCGACGTCGAGCCAGGAGTCGACCCCTTCGCCGTCTACCGCGCCCTGCGCATCGTCAATCCCTCGCCCTACATGTTCTACCTGCGCACGACGCCTGACGGAGTCCCGGCCTCGAAATCGAAGAAGTCCGCCCGCGCCGCCGGTCCTCTCGAAGTCGCCGGCTCATCCCCCGAGATGCTCGTCCGCGTCAGCCAAACAAAAGACGGCAGCAAAGTCGAATACCGCCCCATCGCCGGTACCCGCAAGCGCAGTTCCGAAGAAGCCAAAGACCTCGCCCTCGAAACCGAAATGCTCACCGACGAAAAGGAGCGCGCCGAGCACGTCATGCTCGTCGATCTCGGCCGCAACGACGTAGGCCGCGTCAGCGAATACGGCACCGTCAAAGTCGACCGGCTCATGTTCGTCGAGCGCTACAGCCACGTCATGCACCTGGTCAGCACCATCCAGGGCAAGCTCCGCAACGGCCTCAGCGCCGTCGACGCCCTGCGCGCCTGCTTTCCCGCCGGCACGCTCTCCGGCGCTCCCAAAGTCCGCGCCATGGAGATCATCGAAGAGCTCGAACCCGCCCGCCGCGGCATCTACGGCGGAGCCGTCCTCTACGCCGACTTCTCCGGCAACCTCGACTCCTGCATCACCATCCGCTCCATGGTCGCCCAAAGCGGCCAGGGACACATCCAGGCCGGAGCGGGCATCGTAGCCGACTCAATCCCCGAAGCCGAATATCAGGAATGCCTCAACAAGGCGCAAGCCGTCCTGCGCGCCATTGAGCGTGCACGCGACCTTTAGGCTCCCATCGAATCTGCCTT is drawn from Acidicapsa acidisoli and contains these coding sequences:
- the trpE gene encoding anthranilate synthase component I, which encodes MAHADPDHLGIQPTRKEFLALAKNHTLVPVFRTLTADLETPVSAFLRAAWESPECFLLESVENGEQIGRYTFIGLNPYKRIVARGRSITISEGKKTVQIEGDVFAILREALSGHTPARLPGLPPFTAGAVGFLSYDVVRQIEKLPATAADELHVPDACLLFFDEVLAFDHVRKEIHLVVTADVTLNSATQAHADAVKRLARLEKRLARPLPKLPKPTGRAGKDKGKLKITHRTRKKDYLAAVERTREYIRAGDVFQAVLSQRLDVEPGVDPFAVYRALRIVNPSPYMFYLRTTPDGVPASKSKKSARAAGPLEVAGSSPEMLVRVSQTKDGSKVEYRPIAGTRKRSSEEAKDLALETEMLTDEKERAEHVMLVDLGRNDVGRVSEYGTVKVDRLMFVERYSHVMHLVSTIQGKLRNGLSAVDALRACFPAGTLSGAPKVRAMEIIEELEPARRGIYGGAVLYADFSGNLDSCITIRSMVAQSGQGHIQAGAGIVADSIPEAEYQECLNKAQAVLRAIERARDL